The window TGACGGCGGCCGACAAGGCCCGCCTGGGCCAACTGGTGACCGGGGCCTGGGCCAAGCTGCGCGGCGACCCGGTTCACATCCCCAACGGCGAGCACCGCCAACTGCATTTGACCATCTTCGGCCGTCTGGGCAATCCCTTTGTCCAGGGGCTTCTAGTTGCTTATTGGGATGCCTATGATGCCAGCGAATTGACCCGTTTCATGCGCTATGACTATTGGGTGGACGTGTGGACCTACCACGAGCAGATCGTCGCCGCTCTGTGCGCCAACGACTTTGACCGCGGCCGGCGGCTGCTGGAAGAGCACTTTGCGCTCTTGCCGATGGCCCCGACGACCACTGATCACTGACCACGGGCAGTGCAGGGGAGCAGGGGTGCGGGGGAGCAGGGGAGAAAGAGCACCACTACCCACTGACCACTGACCACTGACCACTATTTCACGGAGTTACAATGACCTTACGATCCGAACTGGAAGCCGAGCAAGTGCGGCATCTGGACTTAAAAAGTTACTGTCTGGTCGAAAGCGGGGCCAGCGTGCGCGAGACGCTGAACCGGATGCGGGCCGAGGGGGGCGCGTCGGCGCTCATCACCCAGGGCGGCAGCCTGATCGGCATCTTCACCGAGCGCGACGTGATGCGCCGCGTGGCCGCCGCGCCGGAGACACTCGACGGCCCGGTCGACGCGGTGATGACGCCCAAGCCCATCACCGTCCTGCCCGACACGGCCGCCGCCGACGCGCTGTGGCTCATGGACGACCATCACTTTCGCAACCTACCCGTCATCGACCGCCAGGGCCAAATCCTGGGCGACATGACCTACGCCTCCATCATCAACTACCTGGCCGCCCGCTATCCGGTGGAAGTGCTCAACCAGCCGCCCCGGCCGGAGCAGTATCCGAGCAAGCCGGAGGGTGGGGATTAGTGGATAGTGGGTAGTGGGTAGTGGGCAGTAAAGAGACTGACCACAGACCGCTGACCACTGACCACTGGAACAAAAATATCATGGATCAGAACGACTACATCATCGAGGAACGCGACGCGGTCGTCATCCGCTTTGCCGGGGACTCCGGCGACGGGATGCAGGTGACCGGCACGCAATTTACCAACACGTCGGCCGTCTTCGGCAACGACGTCAGCACCATGCCCGACTTTCCGGCCGAGATTCGCGCCCCGGTGGGCACGCTGGCCGGCGTCAGCGGCTTCCAGGTCAACTTCTCCAACCGCGACATCCTGACCCCCGGCGACGCGGCCCAGATTCTGGTGGCAATGAACCCGGCGGCGCTGAAGGCCAGTCTGGTCGACGTGGAGACGCAGGGCACGATCATCGTCAATACCGACGCCTTCACCCAGGCCAACCTGCGCAAGGCCGGTTATGAGACCGACCCGCGCCACGACGGCTCGCTGAAGGAGTATCAGGTCATCGAAGTGCCGCTGACGTCGCTCAACCGCGAGGCGCTGCGGGACATCGAAGGGCTATCGAGCAAGGAGAAAGACCGCTCGCAGAACTTCTTCGCCCTGGGGCTGGCCTTCTGGATGTTCGACCGCTCGCTGGACGTGACCATCGAGTGGCTCAACAAGAAGTTCGCCAAGAAACCGGCCGTGCGCGACGGCAATATTCGCGCGCTGGAGACCGGCTACCATTTCGGCGACACCAGCCGCGTCTTCCAGCACCGCTATCACATCCGCCCGGCGGCGCTGAAGCCGGGAACG is drawn from Candidatus Promineifilum breve and contains these coding sequences:
- a CDS encoding CBS domain-containing protein, translating into MTLRSELEAEQVRHLDLKSYCLVESGASVRETLNRMRAEGGASALITQGGSLIGIFTERDVMRRVAAAPETLDGPVDAVMTPKPITVLPDTAAADALWLMDDHHFRNLPVIDRQGQILGDMTYASIINYLAARYPVEVLNQPPRPEQYPSKPEGGD
- a CDS encoding FadR/GntR family transcriptional regulator, which translates into the protein MRLDKLDSEFLKYLTEHHVNPGDRLPSLTEIGDEMGVSVGTLREQVAVARGLGVVSVRPRLGIQREPFDFAEAILPAILFGLATGEAGFAQLSRLRRVIEVGFWDEAVVLLTAADKARLGQLVTGAWAKLRGDPVHIPNGEHRQLHLTIFGRLGNPFVQGLLVAYWDAYDASELTRFMRYDYWVDVWTYHEQIVAALCANDFDRGRRLLEEHFALLPMAPTTTDH